CGATTCTTTCGTATTCAagtcttttttgttttttcctctcatattcttcatcgCTCAGCTTATGTTTCTTAGGATCTGAATTACTAACCGTTTTTGAAACTCCACCACTACCAGTAGGATCTACCGGTGTACTTGATCTTGGACTAAAAACCTTAGAAGATCCCGTCGGTGGGTAATGTAGTTTGGTTTTTTGTTCTGCATTATAATACAAGGGACGGCCATTTTCATGAATGATTTCCCAGCCTGAGGGTAATCTCACTCTTCTCAAATCTATCATTTTGCTAGATGCGACATTGATGTCTCTCTTGGTGATTCTTTTATATGTTTCAAACTTAGACCATTTCTCCGATAATCTGTCGCACTCTGGCTTCAAGTCTGGGCATCTTGAGGACAGAGCTCTAATTACGTCGTCAATTTGTGAAGATTCGATACCATTTTTGGTTGTCTTGGGTAGTTCCAACAAAAAatctaatattttttcaatcattATCTTTTTATCGTCCTCTTCAACGTCactttcttcctcctcttgCCGTGACTGTTCAGGATCAAAAAGTTTGAGCATTTTACTGAAACATGTATACCCATGTAGCTTAATAGCTTGATGACGAAGGGAATTATCATCAATGGTGAAAAGTCTATTCAATAGCTTAGATGcaattattttattatcttGCTGCAGTAGCACACTCATGATTTTCGTCACATCCACTGAATTATCGATAGATTTGATTTCCAAGGACTGGAGAAATTCTATATttatgttttcattttcattcttgatTATTGGTTCACCacttaattttttcaattttagcCACTTTTTCTCCATGGAGACAGTGACGCCCAAGGCATCAGCAATGTTCTGAGGTAACAAAGATGCCGCGTCTGTTTGAGTCTTACCACCGAGAAACCCAATACAATTGGGCTCTTCGCAATAGCATTTTTGAGCTTGAGCGCCGTACCGATCCACGTTATAGTCAAAAGTGATTTCTTCacctttcaaaattttcctttggGCAAAAATACCCATGCGTAACTTACCCTTGACAACCCATTTATTGACATATGCATTGGGGCTACAAGAGTGGTTACAAAACCTTGCCAATGAACCCTTCACTGTGGCGTCAATGAATTCACGCGTTTGTAACATcatgaaataaaaatgctTGAAGTGACGCTGGTCATAGTCTATTAATCTATCTCTAAActccatttcttcaatcaCTTCACCTTTGTATTCGTAGATAAACTGGTTAGCTTCTATATCCTGTTCGGCTCTTACACCGTACCCTTTATGCTTCGTCTTAAATATGGCTATTGGAGCATactgtttcttttggaacCGTTGGTTTTGACAGTCATCGCCACAAGATGAACACAGGTTGTTTACACACTCTATTAAAGTAAGCCTATTGATACAGTCCGAATCTTCGTCACAGGCATGGTTGATTCCGTCTGAGAACTCTTCAAAACAGTCACATTCCATGAAATCATTATTCTCAAACGTTCCAATTCTCTTATTCGCGTATATGCAGTCTTCCAAGTTTTCAAACTTGGACAGTGCTTCCTGCGTGAGATCAGGCTCTTGGTCAAAAAGCTTCAGGGGTTTACGGCCTTCATCATTAAGCTTGTGtaattcattttcatcttccgATGGACTCACACTATTATTCTTCGACATAGTCACGCAACAACAACCgggaaaaaggaaaagccTAGCAGCACAACCACGCAATTCTCTATCACCAAATAAAAAGCCTCTTTTAAAAGCTCTTAACGTGACCTTCCATGCTGATGAATAACCACCAAATTGCCAATGATTCTAATAGTTTCTTAGAATTTTTCACATGGTTgtaatgaataaaaaaaacgaaCGTCGAAAGCGATATACATCACGTGACCCATTTCTGAATATCTAAGCTCACCCCAATAGCTGTTACCGCAATTCAGTTAAACAGTGTAGATGCCCTCTCAGATCAATGTATCCACTATATCCGAGGAATCAGCCACAGGCTTCGAGGAACGGGCCACGACGAAATCATTATGTACCCTCTTCTCAACACTCGAAGCtagcttcttcttgtcgGTTCTAAACGAAACGCcttgttgaaaaaggcCGATAAATAGAGGAAGCAACCGCAggaaatatatataaacgCATGTCAAAATGTCTGGTTGATGGCGGAGTACTTTTCCCTCTatgtttttgatttgggGAACACAAGGTTAACCAACAAGCATTGGACTCACATAAACACAAACAaacacatatatacataaagAGATGGCTtcagaaaaggaaatcaaaagagaGAGATTCTTGAGCGTTTTCCCTAAGATTGTGGAAGAGTTGAATGCATCGCTCCTAGCTTACGGTATGCCCAAAGAAGCATGTGACTGGTATGCTCACTCATTGAACTACAACACCCCAGGTGGTAAGTTAAATAGAGGGTTATCTGTCGTGGACACTTATGCCATTCTATCCAACAAGACTGTTGACCAATTGGGCCAAGACGAATACGAAAAGGTTGCCATTCTGGGCTGGTGTATTGAGTTGCTGCAAGCCTACTTCTTAGTCGCCGATGACATGATGGACAAGTCCATTACCAGAAGAGGCCAACCATGTTGGTACAAGGTTCCTGAAGTCGGAGAAATTGCCATCAACGACGCTTTCATGCTAGAGGCTGCCATCTACAAGCTTTTGAAATCGCATTTCAGAAGcgaaaaatattatataGATGTTACGGAACTGTTCCACGAAGTCACTTTTCAAACTGAATTGGGCCAATTGATGGACTTAATCACTGCGCCAGAAGACAAAGTCGACTTGAACAAGTTCTCCTTGAAAAAGCACTCCTTCATAGTGACTTTCAAGACCGCTTACTATTCCTTCTATTTGCCTGTTGCCTTGGCCATGTACGTCGCTGGCATCACCGATGAAAAAGACTTGCAACAAGCAAAGGATGTCTTGATTCCACTAGGTGAATACTTCCAAATTCAAGACGACTACTTGGATTGTTTCGGTACTCCAGAACAAATTGGTAAGATCGGTACGGACATCCAGGATAACAAATGTTCATGGGTTATTAACAAGGCCTTAGAACTTGCCTCTGCGGAGCAAAGAAAGACCTTGGACGAGAACTACGGTAAGAAGAACTCTGCCACAGAAGCCAAGTGTAAGCAGATCTTCAATGACTTGAAAATCGACCAGTTATACCATGAATACGAGGAATCTATCGCCAacgatttgaaaacaaaaatttccCAGGTTGATGAGTCTCGTGGTTTCAAAGGTGATGTCTTGACtgcatttttgaacaaggtttacaaaagaagcaaataAGACTAAAGTTTTGCTTAGAAATCAGtcgataaaaaaaactataaCATAAACTAAATACGGACCATGTATAGGAGATATATACcttcaaaataatataGTATAAGCTTAAAGCCATTATAACTGAGTTTCCCCGTTGCACGTGACTCCAAGCTTATCCTTTCAgccaatgaaaatgaaggaaaactTGATCGGAAATTACGGGTAGTACATACGGGGAAATCGAGCCACCCCCCAAAAAAGCTGTCCATATAATATAAGGAAAGCAATAAACTCATCACTTAGataacattttcttgaaatgtGCTTAGCTAAACAGTTAATAACTGTACGTTATATATTACCACACAACATAACACAATattaataaaataaatgagTCCTCCAGGCGGTAAGACTTATATGGGATGGTGGGGCCACATGGGTGGTCCAAAGCAAAAGGGCATAACCTCATATTCGGTGTCTCCATACGCTCAAAAACCACTGCACGGTATTTTCCATAATGCCGTATTCAACAGTTTTAGAAGATTCAAGTCTCAGTTTCTGTACGTTTTGATACCAGCGGGAATTTACTGGTATTGGTGGAAAAACGGTAACGAATATAATGAGTTTCTGTATAGTAAAGCTGGTAGAGAAGAACTAGAGAGAGTCAACGTTTAACATCATTTCCCCACATACCACCGATCTTTTGGCCTTCTAAAAACTTTATATTCTGTACAAaataagagaaaagaacccagtttatttatttaacCTATTTATTTTATCTAGAGCATCAGTGATAATAAATACATtatgcatttttctttttgtatATTCTCATTTGCTAACCTTAGAATGTAGGGGTCTATAAACAACACAACATTTCGTCTTTCTCATCCATGAGCTCTGCAATAGTTGCTCAATGGTGATTCTCTTCGTGGGGTCCACCTGGAATGTTCTGTAGAGTGCAATCTTTCTCAACCTGTTAACTTCGCTGCTGACGTGTCTTAATTCCTCGAATAAGTAAAACTGACcatcatttttaatttcGCTGAGAAAAGATTTGAACAGAGAATCTTTTTCAGGGATGGCAATCTTCCAAAGATACTGTCCCATTACCATTGTACAGTAAACTATACCGCAACTCCAACAATCCACCAAACGTGGATCGTATTCTGCATCTCTTATGAATTCTTCGGGTGCCACGTATGGTTCAGAACCCATGGCTCCGCTTTGGAAGTGAACATGCTTCTCCCATGCTGTTTGGAAAACTGAACTCGTGCCAAAATCACAGATTTTCAGCAACCCATTTGGttgaaataaaatattctcaGGTTTCAAATCACAATGTGCTATACCGTGATCATGCATATATTGAACACCATTCAACAGTTGCTTCATAAAACAGTCTGCCTCTAATGGGTGTAGCGGACTGCCAGAACCTTCTTTCACAGTTTGCATTAATCTTGAACTGCCATTATTCGCGTCATTGGAAATGTTATTTCTTGTTAATAGCGAATATAAATCGCCAGATGCACAAAATTCCATGACTTCTGCAAAGGAGTTGTTATATTCCATTAGAtctaaaattttcaaaatgtttGGTGCATTAAAGACATGTTTTGGTGGTGTGGTTCTTGGAACAGTGCCTGGAACTATCGCATTTACCTCAAAGTGCGGATGACTTAATGAGTGTCCAATGATGAACTCAGAAGTCAGCCTCGTACAAAACTTATCAATCTGATCACCTGGTTTGGGCTTCAACTCTTTGACGGCAAAAAACAACTTCTTACCATTGGAATAGGTACTGTATGGTAATACATCTCTGGCAGTCTTACACCTTGCACATATTTTAACCACCCCGTATGCGCCTGCACCAACGACCCCAATAGATTTCCCGTATTTCTGGGAGCAAGGCTTGTGAGACATGTCGTCATTTGCTGTTCGGGTCTTGTTCTCTGCGTCATCAGAATCTTCCTGCTTGTTGCTATTACTCCTGCCTTCACTATTTCTACTCTTAGCGTTTTCACTTTTAAGACCCTTTCGTATCTTCTCGGATAATGCATTGATTAGCTTCAACTCTTCGGCGCCGACGGCAGCGTTAGGATTCACAATTTGTGGAATATTTTTCCcatcatttttcatcaattcgTCATTGTTACCATTTTTGAGGTTATCcgttcttgatttttttaatgattGGGAtttaatgaatttttgagatggaataatggaaaaagCTTTCTCCAGATTGATCTGTTCTGTACTTTCTTCATGTTGCTGTTGCATTTGACTCACATCTTTATGAGATTTGAATAATCCACTCAATGAAAACACGGATTTTTGTTTATGCATATTTGTCTCAATATCATTGTCGCCATCCTCGCCATTGTTCAAAGAAGCGTCACTATCCTTTTCGTCGCCACTATCCACGTTTTTATTGTTTGCAATAATTGGCAACACCCTCAGAGTATGTTCATGATatccattttcaaagacttTGAAATGGTCTAAATCTAAAATACACTTGcattcaatttcttggaattTTGGTAAACTGGATGCACTGATAGAATCTGAGTGGTTTCTTCCTCTCACGTATATCCTGTTACCTGTATTATTAGCATTAGTGGCAGAATTAGTACTTGCCCCGTCATTTCCATTCTTCATAGGTGGTGATCTTGGTGTAGACAAactattttttctacttcttGTACGACTACCGTTATTACGTACGCCTAAACTGTTTCTCCTTTTAATTTTGGATTCTTCGTCATAATCAAGCATAGCATCAATAGAAAAGTTATTCTCCTGATCTAAGACATGGTTAGCAGTACCGTTTGCAGGATTCGGCGGACCTGTGTTTTGCGGAAAGTTTTTCAGCCTTTCTTTTGGTCGCCTTTCAGCCTCATCGCTACCAACTGTATAACGATGATGAGGTGCATGAACGTCCTTGGAACGCCCGTGTTTCATACGAGCTTGTTCGtcctttttgttttgaagCTCTTCTCTCTCCAATAGATTggcttcatcttcatcctttTCACTTATAAAGGATTCCTGAGAGaacatttcattttctgaatTCAAGGATGGCTCCCTGCTAGGTGACAGTGAAAGCTTAGCAATATTTGGAACGCCCAACTTATGATGCTTGGGAGCCGCTTGAAGAACAGGACTATGTACAGGAGATATAGATGGGGAAGATACGTTACTGGTAGTGATCCTGGCTGGTTGGTGAGAATGTGCTTGGTCCTGACCAGGACGAGGAGAAGGTGCCGCAGCACCATTACTACCTGAGATTCCTGATGGTTTAAATAGACCTTTAATGGATTCGGAGAGAGATCTCGCCCTCTTCAAAGATGTGTGGCGTGAAAGCTTCTCATCTCCCAtagcttttattttttagattttttttatttagcAAGTTTCTCTATCTCtttgatgagaaaaaagtagATGGAAAGAGTAGATCTTTTCGTAGACTATAATGCTTTCTATTCCAGTAAAATGTACACGTGTAGAATCGACGTTTAGACCTGTTTGGAGGGGACAATTGTCATTTATTTGCTTACACCAAGGGGCTTAtgctaaaaaaattgataaatagAAATCCTTCAGTTTAAGATGCAAGTTCGAAAGTGGCGCGGCGAGCTGTGtagaaaatcaaagacAAAAGCGTGAAATAAGGGCATTTGCATGGCAAGAATACGCCTGGGTTACACGGCGCATAAGACCTGTAAGAATATGGATTTCATTTTATCGCAGTATTATCGATAAGGGCGTTGAAATTCGTTTTGAAAGACTGTTGCTACGTagaaagtagaaaaaaagtatggaaaaaagtatagatgaggaaaaaattacaaCAGAACATTCCTCATTAGAAGTCATGGAAAAGATCTGCATATTGATCT
Above is a window of Saccharomyces kudriavzevii IFO 1802 strain IFO1802 genome assembly, chromosome: 10 DNA encoding:
- the ERG20 gene encoding bifunctional (2E,6E)-farnesyl diphosphate synthase/dimethylallyltranstransferase (similar to Saccharomyces cerevisiae ERG20 (YJL167W); ancestral locus Anc_1.176), which codes for MASEKEIKRERFLSVFPKIVEELNASLLAYGMPKEACDWYAHSLNYNTPGGKLNRGLSVVDTYAILSNKTVDQLGQDEYEKVAILGWCIELLQAYFLVADDMMDKSITRRGQPCWYKVPEVGEIAINDAFMLEAAIYKLLKSHFRSEKYYIDVTELFHEVTFQTELGQLMDLITAPEDKVDLNKFSLKKHSFIVTFKTAYYSFYLPVALAMYVAGITDEKDLQQAKDVLIPLGEYFQIQDDYLDCFGTPEQIGKIGTDIQDNKCSWVINKALELASAEQRKTLDENYGKKNSATEAKCKQIFNDLKIDQLYHEYEESIANDLKTKISQVDESRGFKGDVLTAFLNKVYKRSK
- the QCR8 gene encoding ubiquinol--cytochrome-c reductase subunit 8 (similar to Saccharomyces cerevisiae QCR8 (YJL166W); ancestral locus Anc_1.177); its protein translation is MSPPGGKTYMGWWGHMGGPKQKGITSYSVSPYAQKPLHGIFHNAVFNSFRRFKSQFLYVLIPAGIYWYWWKNGNEYNEFLYSKAGREELERVNV
- the SET2 gene encoding histone methyltransferase SET2 (similar to Saccharomyces cerevisiae SET2 (YJL168C); ancestral locus Anc_1.170) yields the protein MSKNNSVSPSEDENELHKLNDEGRKPLKLFDQEPDLTQEALSKFENLEDCIYANKRIGTFENNDFMECDCFEEFSDGINHACDEDSDCINRLTLIECVNNLCSSCGDDCQNQRFQKKQYAPIAIFKTKHKGYGVRAEQDIEANQFIYEYKGEVIEEMEFRDRLIDYDQRHFKHFYFMMLQTREFIDATVKGSLARFCNHSCSPNAYVNKWVVKGKLRMGIFAQRKILKGEEITFDYNVDRYGAQAQKCYCEEPNCIGFLGGKTQTDAASLLPQNIADALGVTVSMEKKWLKLKKLSGEPIIKNENENINIEFLQSLEIKSIDNSVDVTKIMSVLLQQDNKIIASKLLNRLFTIDDNSLRHQAIKLHGYTCFSKMLKLFDPEQSRQEEEESDVEEDDKKIMIEKILDFLLELPKTTKNGIESSQIDDVIRALSSRCPDLKPECDRLSEKWSKFETYKRITKRDINVASSKMIDLRRVRLPSGWEIIHENGRPLYYNAEQKTKLHYPPTGSSKVFSPRSSTPVDPTGSGGVSKTVSNSDPKKHKLSDEEYERKKQKRLEYERIALERAKQEELESLKQKLKLENERKIVLEDIIAEANKQKELQKEEAKKLVEAKEAKRLKRRNVSQSQRLEHNWNKFFASFVPNLIRGNPQSKQFDHENIKQCAKDIVKILTTKELKKNSSRAPPNDLSKEKRNKVKEFIKSYMDKIILKKKQKKASTSASASTRMSSFSSSTSS
- the HAL5 gene encoding protein kinase HAL5 (similar to Saccharomyces cerevisiae HAL5 (YJL165C) and KKQ8 (YKL168C); ancestral locus Anc_1.180) — protein: MGDEKLSRHTSLKRARSLSESIKGLFKPSGISGSNGAAAPSPRPGQDQAHSHQPARITTSNVSSPSISPVHSPVLQAAPKHHKLGVPNIAKLSLSPSREPSLNSENEMFSQESFISEKDEDEANLLEREELQNKKDEQARMKHGRSKDVHAPHHRYTVGSDEAERRPKERLKNFPQNTGPPNPANGTANHVLDQENNFSIDAMLDYDEESKIKRRNSLGVRNNGSRTRSRKNSLSTPRSPPMKNGNDGASTNSATNANNTGNRIYVRGRNHSDSISASSLPKFQEIECKCILDLDHFKVFENGYHEHTLRVLPIIANNKNVDSGDEKDSDASLNNGEDGDNDIETNMHKQKSVFSLSGLFKSHKDVSQMQQQHEESTEQINLEKAFSIIPSQKFIKSQSLKKSRTDNLKNGNNDELMKNDGKNIPQIVNPNAAVGAEELKLINALSEKIRKGLKSENAKSRNSEGRSNSNKQEDSDDAENKTRTANDDMSHKPCSQKYGKSIGVVGAGAYGVVKICARCKTARDVLPYSTYSNGKKLFFAVKELKPKPGDQIDKFCTRLTSEFIIGHSLSHPHFEVNAIVPGTVPRTTPPKHVFNAPNILKILDLMEYNNSFAEVMEFCASGDLYSLLTRNNISNDANNGSSRLMQTVKEGSGSPLHPLEADCFMKQLLNGVQYMHDHGIAHCDLKPENILFQPNGLLKICDFGTSSVFQTAWEKHVHFQSGAMGSEPYVAPEEFIRDAEYDPRLVDCWSCGIVYCTMVMGQYLWKIAIPEKDSLFKSFLSEIKNDGQFYLFEELRHVSSEVNRLRKIALYRTFQVDPTKRITIEQLLQSSWMRKTKCCVVYRPLHSKVSK